The Victivallis sp. Marseille-Q1083 DNA window CCGGCAACAACATGCTGGCCAGAATAGCGATGATCGCGATCACCACCAGCAATTCAATCAGCGTAAAATGCTTCTTTTCCATGATGAACGTCCTTTCCGGAATGTTTGAAACCATAATTTTATTTTTTCAACAACGGACCGGTGGAATTGCGGACGATGATCTCGGTGGTATTACGGTACCATTGCAGATTTTCGCTGATTTCCTGAAATGTCCGTTTTCCTTCCACCAGATCGATCAGACAACTGCCGGCCTGCTTGCCCATCGCAAAATTATGATAATCGACCGTACTCATCGGAATAACGCCATAACGGCTCAACGGCGTTTCGCTGGCCAATACGCTGATTTCCTCCGGGCATCTGCCGCCATGGCCGATAAAGCGCCCCAGGAAACCGGCGCAAAACTGATCGTCGGCAATCAGGGCGGTAAAGCGTCGTTCCGGATCGGTTTCGAACCAGCGATCCGCCAGCAATTCTCCTTCGTCGAACTCGGCCCGGGTGAAGTGCGGAAATTCCAGAATCAAATCCTGCCAGTTGAAGCGCTTCAACAGCCGCTCCCAGGCTTCCAGATAAATGCGTTCCGTCACCTCGTAATAGGCCGGAAACGCCAACCGGCGATGCCCCAGATTGTAAAAGAAGCTGATGATCTCTTCCGTCGTCTTCTTTTCATCATTGTTGATGCAGAGCACATCTTCCGGATAATGTCCGCCGACGATGACGAACGGCACATCGGTGGCCTGCAGCTCGCGAATCACCGCCAGGTCGGTAATCCCGGCCAGCACCAGGCCGTCGACGTTGCGCTGCTGAATATTCGCCGGCATGATAAAATCATTGATACTGCTCAAATCGTACGTCGAGATCACCAAATGATAATTCCGGCTCCGGCAGATGTCGTGGACGCCGGAAAGAATCGTCGCAAAATAATTGTTGGCCAGCCCGAGCGTCACCTTGCAGGAAAGCAGAAAACCGATCTGGAACGTCCGTTTGCCGGACAAAGTTCTGGCGGCACTCTGCGGGACATAATTGTATTTACCGATAATATCCAGTACGCGCTGCCGGGTGGCATCGCTGGTTTTGCGGCGATTGTTCAACACCGCCGATACTGCCGCCGTCGACACGCCGGCCAGTTCCGCGATATCGCGAATCCGGAGATTACCAGAAGTTTTTCGAATCGTTTCCGCCATATCGTTCACCTTCGCAATCTTATTTTTTCCGGTCCTGAATTCAGTAAACCGAAACCGGCCGTTTACCATCGTACGTATTATAGTATAGTAAATCGATTAACAAAAAGCAATACCTCAATTCAAAAAAATTGAAAAAAAGTCGATTTTTTTCCCTTGTCGCCGCCAAAAACCGGCAACCCGACGCATTTGCATACAGTTCGACGGTGAAATCCGCCACAATTCCGGTTGCAATCCACCCCCAAACGGAACTTGGGGTATTCCGCTATTCGCCACCGCCAAGCACCTGCCGGCTTCAACTCACCCCCAGGCGGGAACTGGGTGGTATTTAACACCAGAAAAGTCAAGGAGCAACATGTTTCAATTCACACCCAGGCGAGAACTGGGTGGATAAGATGTCCCCACCAGCATACAGCTTGACTGTTTCAATTCACACCCAGGCGAGAACTGGGTGTTCATGGCCGGGGTAGCGGGATTGTCGGTAGTGGTTTCAATTCACACCCAGGCGAGAACTGGGTGAAATTCGGCCGAAGTCGTCGGGAACCATTCCTTGTTTCAATTCACACCCAGGCGAGAACTGGGTGTGGAGCTGGAAATTACCGACATGACCACCGGAGTTTCAATTCACACCCAGGCGAGAACTGGGTGGATTTGGTTAATCGTAAAGTTGTGAGCGACAATGTTTCAATTCACACCCAGGCGAGAACTGGGTGGCTCGATCGGGTGTTGAAAACTCATTACAAAATGGTTTCAATTCACACCCAGGCGAGAACTGGGTGTGGATAAACGGCCTTTGTTTACCAACTTTAACGGTTTCAATTCACACCCAGGCGAGAACTGGGTGTAATACCGTTGGTATTAGGCATTCTAGTAAAACAGTTTCAATTCACACCCAGGCGAGAACTGGGTGGCTATGAATGTATTTTGGTTTTTCGCCGGCGTCTGTTTCAATTCACACCCAGGCGAGAACTGGGTGTGGCTGGAAGCGACCAGCCACCCGAAAAATCCCGATGTTTCAATTCACACCCAGGCGAGAACTGGGTGTTCGGGCCTTTGAATGGACGGTGCCGCTGATTGTTTCAATTCACACCCAGGCGAGAACTGGGTGTAGATTTCAACAATCTTTGACCATCCATTCGGAGTTTCAATTCACACCCAGGCGAGAACTGGGTGTCCGAAGACAAGAACATTGATCCGACTGATGTTGTTTCAATTCACACCCAGGCGAGAACTGGGTGAAACGATTTAAATAATAGATGCGAACATCAAAGTTTCAATTCACACCCAGGCGAGAACTGGGTGAATCTTGGATATACCAATAGGCATACTGCATGGGTTTCAATTCACACCCAGGCGAGAACTGGGTGAAGATGGATAGCAATAACTTGTTTCTTTGTTCTGTTTCAATTCACACCCAGGCGAGAACTGGGTGAACAAACATGGGGAGGCGTTTATAACCTATTTGTTTCAATTCACACCCAGGCGAGAACTGGGTGATATCCGAACTCGAAAGACATCAGGAGTTTATGTTTCAATTCACACCCAGGCGAGAACTGGGTGGCCAATATTATAACTCTTTCAGACTCAGTTATCAAACAACTCATTTCCGCGAATCACTCGAAAATTGAAAAAAGGAATGTAGATAAAATCAATAAAAGCATGTTATTTCCTTGATTGATAAAAGGTGCGAAGCTCAGCTCAAACGTCCCGCTGACCTGAGCTTCGCACTCAAACATTACAGCAATAAAGTATCTCGCCCCAGATCGACAATTGCTCTCACGCCAAAATGTTCCACTTTACCGGCCCATTTGGCACCCAAATTATAAATCCGCAAACTATCTTCTCCCATGTTTATTTCTCTCAGCAATCTGGCTTTCAATTCCAGAAAACCGGCCCAATCGATTTCACACTCAAAAACAGAATTCTGTACTCGCAAACCGTAATCTTTGCAAAGCTTGGCGACCCGGCGCAAACGCCGCTTACCTCCTTCGCTGTTGACCGCGACATCATAACTGACGATTACCCGCATAATACCTCACTTCCAAATATAAGGAACATACGCCTCCACTTCCCCGCGCAAATATTTGGCCAACAATCGCGCCTGAATCCAGAACAGCAAACCGACCGGAATTTTCTCTCCGATCACCGGATGTACCACAATTTCCTGTTTGCGCTGCTGCCAGGCTGTCAAGAACTTTTTTCGGCCTTCGTCATTCAACCAGACTGCCCCGTTGCTCAAAACCTGAAAATCACCCGCACCAATCTGTTTCAGATTAATCAAAGACAAGCTGAGCCGGTCCCCCAGACAAGCACGATACTCTTCCAGCATATCCAACGCAAGACTTGCCCGGCCCGGACGATCACAATGCAGGAAACCGGAGGCCGGATCCAATCCGACCGATTCCAGTGCGCCGACCACTTCATTCAACAGAATTGTGTAGGCAAACGACAACAAGGCATTCACCCGATCCAGCGGCGGGCGCCGACTTCGGCCCTGAAATTGAAATTCATCGCTCTTGTTCAAGATCAAATGATCGAACACCCCAAAATAGACGTCGGCAGCCTTGCCTTCAATGCCGCGCATCACTTCAACCTCCGTGGCCTGCCGTAAGCCATCAATCAACTGGCTCAACTGACGAATCGCCAGTCTCACCGGCTGGTTCTCCGGCTCATGATCCCGACAAAAGCGCCGCAGGACCGCTCGAGTATTGGCCAATTTGCCGGCCAGCAGAAACATAGTCATTCGCGCGGCACCTTCCACCGTGTCGGCCACCCGGTATTGCGCCCGCCGCAATAACACATTGCCGCTCACTGGCCCTTGAACCCGCGCTAGAAAATGGCCGTTTTCATCGCAAAAGGCAATCGAGACTTCATTTTCTGCACAAAAATGCATCAGATATGGGGAGCAGGCAACCCGGCCAAACACAACAATCCCCTTCAGATTATGGATCGGAAACCGACCAGCCTCCTTCCCATCAATCTGTACGGCTACCGCCTGTCCGTCTTTATTTAGGTAAGCCCCTTGCGTGGTCACATATAAAACATTCTGCAGTTTTCTCATTCCAACGCCTCCTCGAATTGTTTCCAACTTGAAACATCTTCCTTTCGGATGGGCAAGCAGTAATCCGCCACCGAGCAGGCGGCACATTTTCGGCGCTGGTAGACTGCCGGTGGAGAAATTTTCTCGATAATCAATTGATGGCAAGCCATCACGTTCTCCAGTGTCAACTGCCGCAACGGCCCGTCAATCTTCACTTCCACCCGCTCACGTGTTTCAAAATAAAATAGAAAAGCACGTTCGATCGCTCGATTCATCATTTCTTCCAGACAAAGCGCCTGTGCACACAACTGCACTTCATCACAGCGTTCCGTTTTCGGTTTCCCCCGCTTATATTCAATCGGATAAACTTCGGAAACCTTTCCTTTGACGATGAATTCAACCGCATCAGCCCGGCCGGTCAACCCCAAGCGTCTGGAACACAATGGCAGCGAATATTCCACCCGGCGACGGCCGCCAGACCGCACGCCGGGTAAATCGACCCGACAGTGAAGTACCTTACCTGACATCGTGAAAAAATTCTCACTCCAATATTGCTCCAATTCCAAGATAGCAAACTGGCGCGAGCAGAACAAATAATGCTGCAAACGTGAAATCAGCAACCATTCTTCTTCCGGGTATTCCATCTCCATCGGTTCCTTTCGGAGCGGCAATCAAAGTTTTTCGATTATTTCCACCCGGTCCGGACAAGCGCCACGATCGATTTCCACCCGATAGTCGGCAAAAGACCGTGGCGGCAATTCGCTTGATCCGGCTTGTTCAATTTTCACCAGATCGAACAATTTCCAGGCCGGCGCGTCGCCCAGCGGATCGGCGTGTTTGAAAACGATCAACTTGCGCGTCGACATCACACCGCGTGCCGCCGAACGGTCATATTCGAACATGTTCATCAACGCCTGCCAGAACAGTTCGAGGTCCTTCCCGCAAAATCCGGTCTGCTTCGCCAGTTGCGGCGAAACGAACCCTTTGGCGACATACAATCCATATGGAACGGTGTATTTCCGGCCCATCGTACGGTTGTCGCCTTTCTGCTTGACGGCCTCTTTCTCCGTCGCCACCGCCATCCGGGTAATGCTGTGTTCCAGTGTCACCACCGGCTCCACCGAACGGGCGAAAGTCAACTGCACCGGTCCGCGTACTTGTCCGGCATTCTCGCCGGTACTCATCACCGCACCGAAGGTACGGATGTCATAATAATTCCGGCACATCCACTGCCGGGCGGTTTCCGTCCGCCTGCCGTCATCTTTTGCATTGACGGCCTTCACTTCCTCCGAAGCGAAAGCCCGGCTGATCTCATCGTTGAGAATCGCCTTTTCCTTGATGAAAATATCAAATCCGTCCGCCAGTTCTTTGACCAGTTGCACATAATTGCGCACCTTACGCTTCAGACAGACATCGGTCACCAATCCGAAGCCGGTTTCAGCATCAACCCGAGGCAGATTGCCGGCATCCGGATCGCCGTTCGGATTACCGTCCTGAACATCGAAAACAATCATGAAATCATAACGGTTATTCAAAGCGTCGCTCATCTTTCATTCCTTTTTTATTCATTATTATCCGTAGGTAAAGTTACTGCTGCGTCTTGTCCGCATTAGCCGTAAACAAATCCTTCATTTGATGATAATAGCCGATACTGAAACGGCCTTGATCTCTCAATGTCAAATGAGCCGGAAAATCATTGATTTTATCAATGATCTCTTCCAACAGTCCTTTAAAATTGATTTGCCGATCTATCGACAATTTATCCAGATGATGCCCATTCAATGCCAACAATCGGCCAAACACCACACTCGGAGTTGTCGAGGCGGCACCGTAATAGCGGTCGCGAACCGTCGCGTTGATGCCCGGCTGTGCTTCTCCTTGGCATTTTTCCAACACGGCAAACAATCGGCCGCATAGATAACCGCTGTTGCCATTTTCCCGATCCAGTCCCATTTTTATCTCCTTTCCGTGATCTTCCGACAATTTCCGGTTCAAATACGCCTTCAAAATCGCCGCCCGGGATGCTGTAATTTCCCGGGTGGCGCGGATTCGCCGCAAACACTGCTGAAACAGGGCATCCGGATAAGGTTTTCCCTCCAGCACCGCCGACAGCGTCGCGGCGGTCAGCGGCTCAGCAACATTTTTCATTTTACAATCCAATGCCGTGGCAGCTAACAGTGACGTCAGTGATGAATAGGGATAATCGCGGGGACTTCTGACGATGATCTTCGGGTGCGCTGTAATTCTGATCGATGAAGATGAATAGGGATAATCGCGGGGACTTCTGACGATGGCCAAGTCCTCGAAATGCCGACAAAGATTCCGGGCAAATTCCTGTACTGTTCCTACCTTCCAGCACCGGACCGCAATCCGCGTTATATTCGGAGAAAGGCTCAAAAAATAAAACTGCGTTTCCTGCCCCTCCGGTCGCCGTCCGGTATAGACAGACTTCATAAACGACTGGACTAGTTCAGTCTGGCGATCCGGGTTGTCTTTGCTATTCTGCACCATCAGCCGTATCAGTTCGTCCAACTCTTCGGCCGCCGGATTTTCCTCCGCCGCCCAGAACACCGTGGTGACGCCACCGAGAGAAAATTTATTCTCCGATCCTTTGGCCAACAACGTATTAAGCGCCGTCGAACAGGCGAATTCCGCCATCTGGCCGATTGGCGCATTGAAACACTGCTCTCTTCCATAGGAATCATAACCGCTGTTTTTCTGAAAACTGACCAATGCAGCATTACTTTTGCCGCCGGGAACCGGCGTCGCCTTGAACAAACGAGCCAGCGGGCCGTAAGTGCCGGTAACCAAACAGCGACCGGATACGCTGCCGCCCGCCTTCTCCTCCGACCTTCCCACGGCTGTCGCGGTCACATAATCCTGCACCGCCGGCCGCTCCGCCACCAGCTCCCCGTTCCGCAATTGAAAGGAGAGGTTACAACCGGAAATCGCACAGCAATCCGTCCACAACGGATCTTGCTTCACTTTTTCCAGCTCACCCCGCCGGTAGAACTCCAATACCGCATGGACCCCGGCATCCTGCCGCACCTCCTCCGGCAAATTTTGGAGCTGCTCAACGAAGCGGCCGTGCTGCAAGCGTGCCATCTCCAGGTTTTTCGCCGCCTCTTCCGCCGTTTTCGCCGCTTTCGGCTGGCCGAGCACATAACCATAATGATCCCACAACAGATAGGCGGTCTGCCAACTGCTTCTGCCGGTGCGGCCAATTCCCTGTGGCAACCTGTAAAACCGGCCGAATTTCTTTGTCTCATCCCGGAGGTCGAACAATCCGAAAAAGGTGCCGTCCTCCTCCAGAACGATCAGAAATTTCAATTCCTTATGCTCGAAACCGGGCCTCGGCAGATTGTCGCGCCGCCGATAATATTCATATAAGGCCTGCAGAATCATCTCAGTACCTCCGGCGAATCCTCCTCCGGCACTGTAATCACTCCAGCCATCAATTTCGGTCGGTAGAACATCGACTTCGGCCGGACCGGGTCGCTGAAATCCAGATCGTAAAGCATATAACCCAAATCCCGGTTTTCCGCAATCGGCGGCATCACAGCCCGGTCCGCCGCCAGTTCCGCCGGTTCAAGCAGTTGGAAATTGGCGGCAAATTCCCGGCATCCCAGATACGGCTGATGAAACGTCTGCCCTTTGGCCGCCCGCCGGACGAACATCTCGAAATACTTTTGCGGTGTTTCCGGGCCGTTGTCCGCCAGCGGAGCGTCGTTACTTCGAACATTCGGCGGCAGAAATTCCAGTTCGGCAAACAACCGATAAGCGACATCGCGCAGGCACATCCCGGCCCGCTGCTGGCGGCGCTTTTCGATAAAGATCTCCTTCGTTGCTTTCGATGCCACCGCGTCAACTTCATTGCGCCGGACGGAAAACCAGCAGATCGCCTTCAATACCTCAATCCGCCGGATGTGCCAACGGACCGCCGGCTTCCAGAAAACCGCCGAGAAAATCGCCCTGGCCGCCGACGGCGTGATTACATCGTAACTCACCCGTTCAACTTTCAGCTCCGGCCGGGTAAAACAGGCGTAGTCCCCCCATACTTTCAAACAAAACTCCCGCCTTGGATATTCGCTCAATCCTGCACCTCCTTTCGAAATTCTGTCAATTCGCTTATGCCATCAGCAATTCATCATTGCCGAGCTCCACACCAACGCCTTCCCGATACCAGTTCGGCGTATTCTGCACATAAACGCCGAACAATTCCGCCACCCGGCCGACCTCCAGCTCCCACTCCAGCCGTTTTTTCGGAACGTTCACCGTATACGGCTGCATGGCCCGGAACCGTTCGCGACTCGGCCCCTTCTCCCGCAACTCCTGAATCAACCCAGCACCCTCCCGGTAAGCCGTCACCACCGGCACTTGCCAGGCATCATCGATCAAATGAAAGTCCAAAGCAAAATCATGAAAACTGAAATACAAACTTTTACTCTCTTCCACCAACCGCTTGTTGAATTTCGCTTTATCGAAATCCCGTAAGTCTTTAAACTTACAGCAGCAGTGATAGAACTTTTCAAAATATTCCCGAAAATACTGCGGCGTCAGCGTGAAGTCAGCCGGCAACTGTTTGGCCACCTCGACGCCATGGGAAATCGTACCGGTCGGCAATCTGTTTTCCGATTCAAACAGAATGACCCGGCCATACTCCAATTTTCCTTCCCGGTTGCAACGGCCGGCCGCCTGCGCCAGCGAATCCAGACCGGCCCATTCCCGACAAACAACCGGAAAATCAAAATCAACGCCGGCTTCAACCACTTGGGTCGCCACAACGACGACCGGCCTGTCACCGGCTAAGTCCGCCCTGATCCGCGCCAGACAACAGCTGCGGTCGACCGGACACATCGCCGCCGACAGATGATATTTGTTTTCACTGTGCAGGGCATGAAACAACTCCCGGCAGCCGGCTTTGGTATTGACGATGCACAGTGCCTGCCGCTCGTTATCCAGACGGGCCGCCAGTGCGTCCCGGGACAGCCGACCCGTCCGTTCTAGGCGAACCCGGCATAACTCCGACGCCCATTTTTCCGGGTCACTGATCAGCGGATAGACCGACGACACCCCTGGACAACAGCATTCTGAAGGGCCGATCCATTCCGCCTCTAGAGACGGCAGAGTTGCCGAGCACAACACCACACTGCAACCGAAATGCTTCACCAACATGCGCAGGACGCTCAAAATCGGCCGCAGATGATCCGGCGGTAACATCTGCACTTCATCCAGGATGACCACGCTGCGGGCGATATTGTGCACTTTCCGCACCTGAGAAGCATTGGCGCCCAACAAAGATTCCAGCAATTGTACATTGGTAGTGACGACAATCGGCATATCCCAATTTTCCACCGCTAACTCTCTTTGCGCCGACAGTTCCGTTTTTTTGTCGTCGTCGAAAGGGATGAAGTCGGCATGGTGTTCCAGTACGTTTACCGCACCGAAAATCTTCCGGTAAATTGCCGCCGTCTGTTCGATGATCGAACAATACGGAATCGCCATGATCACCCGATCCAGACCGAATTTCCGCCGATGCCGAAGCGCAAATGCCATTGAGGCCAACGTCTTGCCACCACCGGTCGGCACATTCAGCGAAAAAAAGCCCGGTTGCCGCTCCGCGTTTTGAAGAACCTCCGCCAATATCGCCCGCCGGGAAGCGTTGACCGAAGTAACGACGGCCTCTTGCTGCAATCCCGTCAGGTAGGCATCGAATTTCTCTTCCAATTGTTCAAAAGATTCATACTGCCGGCGGAACGCCGTCTTCGCCGGTTCGACCGCCGCCTCGGCATTCAGCCGGTCGGCGTCGACCAAGGCCGAGAACAACATCCGAATCCAGAGATGGTAAGATTCCGGATCGGGCAGGAATGCACTGAACTCGTTGAGCAACGCCTTTTTCCCAACGGCAAAATCGACGCTCGGCATCCATTCGATGCAGCCGTCCGGAATGACTTGCTTTCCCTTCCAATGATCAAGTCCGGCCGTATAATTCGGCAAATGGGTATGATGTCCGGCGATGGCATAAGCGGCAACCAACCCTAAATTTCCATACCGATACCAATATTCCGCCGCCGATTCATAAGCATGGTTCTCTCTGCCAACTGACGTCAACAAATATTGCTGCCAACGCGGATCATATTTTCGCCAGTCATGTCCTTCGCCAATCCAGCCGCCCCAGGCCGGACAACCGAATTTGGCGGCGAATCCGGCGGCCAACGCGCTGACACCCGAGAGATGCGCATGCATGGTCTGACCATGCCGCGCCATTGCCTTTCCCATCTTATTCCCTCCGGCTGAAACTTGTTTTGATCAAGAATCGTTTGCCCGTCCGATAAGAAAATTAATGGTTCTTTCAATAAAATACAATAATTTTATAAAAAAATAATCTGAATTTATTCTTTCGAAGTTCCGGCATCACGCCTGGCATGCGGATGCGCTTTGGCATAAGCCTCCTTCATTCGCTGAATGCTGACATGGGTATAGATCTGCGTCGTGCTTAAATTGGCATGGCCGAGCATCTCCTGGACGCTGCGCAAATCGGCGCCGGCATCCAGCAGGTGAGTAGCGAAGGAGTGACGCAACTTGTGCGGCGTCAAATCCGGAGGCAGTCCGGCTTCGGCCAAATAATTTTTCAAGTTGCGCTGAAACGAGCGCGGCGTCAACCGGCCGCCGTCCCGGTTGACGAATACCGGCGCCGCCGGGCACCGGTCGGAAACCCGCAACCGCCGCTGCGCCAGATAAGCGTTCATCGCCGCAATGGCCGGCCGGCCCATCGCCGCCAGCCGCTGCTTTTTGCCTTTGCCTTCCACTTTGATGATCCCTTCGGCCAGGTTGAGGCGGTCAAGGTTCAATCCCATCGCCTCGCTGATCCGCAGCCCGCCGCTGTAGATCAACTCCACCAATGCCAGATCGCGGGCGGCGGCAAATTCCGCCATTTCGTCATTCTTGCAATATCCAAGCTCAATAGCCCGCGCCCAATAACGCCGGACCGCTTCGGTCAACTGATCGATCGCATGGACCGAAAATACCCTGGGCAAAGAAGCCTCCTTGTGCGGCAGACTCAAATTTTCAAATGGATTGACGGCGATAACCTTCTCCCGCAACAGGAAGCGGTAAAAACTGCGCAACGAAGAAATTTTGCGCAAAATGGAATTGCGCGACAACTCCAGCCGGTGCAATTCAAAGAGAAAACTCCTGGCCTGTTCGTGATCGACCGACGGCCAATCGTCGAACCGCTCGTCGCCGTCCCGCATCAAATCGACAAACTGCTGCAAATCCAGCCGATAACTTTCAACCGTATGTTCGCTGTATTCCCGCTCCGTCCGCAGATAACGGGCGAATTGTTCCCGATAACTCATCGGCAGTCGCCTCCGGCTTCTCCTGTTTCCGATCACATTATTCTCATAGTATAACCCAATCAGCCTGAAAATGCAACAAGCCGCCGGAAAAGCGGCGCAATCAACGGAAAAATATTGCCGGAATTACGTTGTAAAGTGGCCGAAAGCATGATAGAGTTATAACAGATGGTTTAAACGCATAGTTGTCAATTTTTTCATCATCGGGAATCAAAAACCAATGTTGTTCAGAGCTCTTTTCAGTACCTTATTGCTGTTCGGCATGGCAGTCGACGCCGCCCCCGGCCTGCCGGCCGCCACGGCCGGCAAAGTGAACGCCACCACGCTCAACGTCCGCGTCAAACCGCAAGGGAACGCCTCCACCGTAGCCAGATTGAAAAATGGCGACCCCGTCCAGGTTGTCGGCGCCAGCGGCGACTGGTATGAAATTCTCGTGCCGGCCAGTTGCCAGGTTTACCTCGCCGCCCAGTTCGTCAAGGACGGCAAAACGACCCGGGAGGTCAATATGCGTTCCGGCGCCGGCGTCGAATTCCAGAGCTACGGGCTGCTGCCGGCCGGTTCCACGGTGAAGGTACTCGGGACCAATGAGCGTAAAGATTGGGTGAAAATCGCGCCGCCGGCCGGTTTGACCGCGTTCGTCAGCAAAAAATACATCGAACTTGCGCCCAACGCCGCCGGGACGCCGCCGGAAAAAACGGTCCCCCCGGCGGAAACAGGCAACGGCGAGTCGGAGTCTCCGCCACCGCAACAGCAGCCGGAGAAAACGCCGCCGGCCGGCCGGATTGTTGACCAGCCGGACCAAACTGTCGCAAAACCGCCGGAAATTCCGGCCGGACCGCCGCAACTGACGCCGGAAGAGCGGGAAAAGAAATTCCTGAACATGCGTTTCATCGCCGACAGCGCCAAAGAGGTGAAAATGGTCGGAGTCGTCCGGGATTTGACCAGCAGCGACCTGGCAGTTTCCCATGCGCTGGTGGAACGCGGCGACGCCGTCGTCACGCCGACGCTCGGCTATCTCTATTGCCGCAACCAGAATCTCGCCGATTTTCTCAATAAAACGGTAAAAATCGAAGGGACGCGCCATCTGGTGGAAGGCTGGAAAGCGCCGGTAATCGAAATAGCCACCATCACCGTGGTTCACGATTGAACAATGATGCACAGCACTTGAGGAGTACAAGAAAGACTATGAAATTATCGCAAATTTTAGGGATCGGTGTTTTTTCGTTTTTCATCAGTTACGGAGCAATCGCCATCGAATTGCCGGACCCGGTGCCGGCGGCGGATGCCGGCCAGCAGGAGGCCGTCGAGGAAGCGCCGCTGCCGCCCCGGGAAGAACAGCCGGTCAACGAAGAACGCTGGTCTTCGATCGTCAAAGTGTTTTCCGTCTGCAGCAGCCCGAATTTTTACCAGCCCTGGCAGAATTACGCCCAGCGTTCCGGCGTCGGATCCGGCTTCGTCATCGAAGGCAACCGGATCATCACCAATGCTCACGTCGTCGCCGACCAGACTTTTCTGATGGTGCGCCGCCCCGGCGATCAACAGCGCTATATCGCCAGACTGCTGGTGGTCGGCCATGATTGCGACCTGGCGATCCTGACCGTCGACGATCCGAATTTTTTCAAGAATATCACGCCGTTGGCCATCGGCACGCTGCCGGACATGCAGAGTTCGGTTTCCGTGCTGGGTTATCCGATCGGCGGCGACAACATCTCGGTCACCGAAGGAGTCATCTCCCGGGTCGAACCGGTCATTTACAGCCATAGCGGCCGCCGCCTGCTGGCGGCCCAGATCGACGCGGCGATCAATCCCGGCAACTCCGGCGGACCGGTGCTGCACGACGGCAAAGTGGTCGGTGTCGCCTTTCAGGGCTTGAGCA harbors:
- a CDS encoding SH3 domain-containing protein, which encodes MLFRALFSTLLLFGMAVDAAPGLPAATAGKVNATTLNVRVKPQGNASTVARLKNGDPVQVVGASGDWYEILVPASCQVYLAAQFVKDGKTTREVNMRSGAGVEFQSYGLLPAGSTVKVLGTNERKDWVKIAPPAGLTAFVSKKYIELAPNAAGTPPEKTVPPAETGNGESESPPPQQQPEKTPPAGRIVDQPDQTVAKPPEIPAGPPQLTPEEREKKFLNMRFIADSAKEVKMVGVVRDLTSSDLAVSHALVERGDAVVTPTLGYLYCRNQNLADFLNKTVKIEGTRHLVEGWKAPVIEIATITVVHD
- the xerC gene encoding tyrosine recombinase XerC, yielding MSYREQFARYLRTEREYSEHTVESYRLDLQQFVDLMRDGDERFDDWPSVDHEQARSFLFELHRLELSRNSILRKISSLRSFYRFLLREKVIAVNPFENLSLPHKEASLPRVFSVHAIDQLTEAVRRYWARAIELGYCKNDEMAEFAAARDLALVELIYSGGLRISEAMGLNLDRLNLAEGIIKVEGKGKKQRLAAMGRPAIAAMNAYLAQRRLRVSDRCPAAPVFVNRDGGRLTPRSFQRNLKNYLAEAGLPPDLTPHKLRHSFATHLLDAGADLRSVQEMLGHANLSTTQIYTHVSIQRMKEAYAKAHPHARRDAGTSKE
- the cas3 gene encoding CRISPR-associated helicase Cas3', whose translation is MGKAMARHGQTMHAHLSGVSALAAGFAAKFGCPAWGGWIGEGHDWRKYDPRWQQYLLTSVGRENHAYESAAEYWYRYGNLGLVAAYAIAGHHTHLPNYTAGLDHWKGKQVIPDGCIEWMPSVDFAVGKKALLNEFSAFLPDPESYHLWIRMLFSALVDADRLNAEAAVEPAKTAFRRQYESFEQLEEKFDAYLTGLQQEAVVTSVNASRRAILAEVLQNAERQPGFFSLNVPTGGGKTLASMAFALRHRRKFGLDRVIMAIPYCSIIEQTAAIYRKIFGAVNVLEHHADFIPFDDDKKTELSAQRELAVENWDMPIVVTTNVQLLESLLGANASQVRKVHNIARSVVILDEVQMLPPDHLRPILSVLRMLVKHFGCSVVLCSATLPSLEAEWIGPSECCCPGVSSVYPLISDPEKWASELCRVRLERTGRLSRDALAARLDNERQALCIVNTKAGCRELFHALHSENKYHLSAAMCPVDRSCCLARIRADLAGDRPVVVVATQVVEAGVDFDFPVVCREWAGLDSLAQAAGRCNREGKLEYGRVILFESENRLPTGTISHGVEVAKQLPADFTLTPQYFREYFEKFYHCCCKFKDLRDFDKAKFNKRLVEESKSLYFSFHDFALDFHLIDDAWQVPVVTAYREGAGLIQELREKGPSRERFRAMQPYTVNVPKKRLEWELEVGRVAELFGVYVQNTPNWYREGVGVELGNDELLMA